The Melospiza georgiana isolate bMelGeo1 chromosome 19, bMelGeo1.pri, whole genome shotgun sequence genome segment GACGTGAGGAAGGCTCTAACTGATGACCTGGGAAAAGTGTAGGGGCCCAGATTTTAGTGCTTGTGCTGGCTGACAGCAGTGGGAGTTGTCCTGTGTACTTTGGAATTCATGTCTTGTAAGAAAAGCAGTTTGCAGCCTAATTATGCCATTTCTGTTGCAGAAGTCGTCTACAGAATGATTGATGTTGGTCTGGGTGTATTTTGTCGGTGGTACATGGATGCTTTCCCTTCAGCCCTGGGGATGGAAGTGGGTGGGAGGTAAAGCAGCGTCTTACAGTGGAAAGATCTGTGGGTATGACCTGGGATTTGCTTCCAGACTTGCCATGTATCCCCGTGCAAGTCAGTTCACCTCTTTGTGCTTATTTCCCCTCCTGAAGAAGATGGTATGGAACCTATCTACCTCACCAAGGGGTTGTGAGGACATAAGGTAAAATTCTGCAGCCATAGTGATTTCCCACCTCATGATAATGGGTGCAAGGTGTTAAGTTTTAGAATTATAGAATTCTGTGTAGAAGATAGTATTGTGTTTAGGATATTCAGTAGTTCTGTTAttaaattctgtgaattttcttAATGGAactggaaaaatacatttttatctAGAAGTGAGGGAAATATTTATCCACAAAATGACCAGGTGCTTTTTTGAGCAGAAAACTGCTTTAAGAATTTATTTCCATGCCTTTATCTTTTATGCTCTTTCATGGTGGTAAGCACCATAAACTATGCACTGAATGTTGTTCCCAAGAGCCACCAATGGCTCGCTGTCTTCCCAGATGGCTGCAGGTAGTGCAGCCTCACACTTCTTCCAGGGAATGGTGGAGTATGTGGATAAACACACTTCCACTTGCAGAGTCTCTCTAAGGAAGAGGCCAGTTCTAGTGCCAGGAATTGCCAGATGAGATATTGCTCACAGGCATTTGTCATCACCTGAAACTTATGACAGTATTTTTTGAAGAAAGTGAGACCAGGAACAGTTGAGCACGTTCTTTCCTTTGGCAGTCACCATTTAATGCTGATTTGCATCTCTAGGTATCTAAATGCATTTGAGAAAGGGACTTCCTTTCTGATGGACTTCACAGTGTGAGAACACGTTACTTTTGCCAGATACATGGTGCTCGCTCTGCTCTGTCTGACAAGATACAGAGGAGCTTGCATGGTAGATGATACTGAGCTTGGCATTCTCAGTTCATGCAGACCAGAACTCCTCTAAAACCAGTTCCAGCTAAAAGCTGTAGGACAGACACTTCAGTGTCCTGTTTGCAGAAAAGAATGTTCTGAAAGGTTCTTGAAGGGGAGAGATTGCCCTCGCCTCAGCCAGTGAAGAGCTTCACTCTGTTGCTGGACTGACAGGAAGCAAATGCTATTTTCATCAATGGTCACACAGGGTGATTCATGGTCAGGagtgctgggccagggcagtgtGCCTGTGGGGTAATAAAGAGTGTTGAGTTTATTGTAACTGTGAATTATTGGATGTGTCACCTCTCTGTACCGTTAATAGCAGTTTCTTTTTGAGACACTCGTATGACATCCTGTGATTGATTCATATTTAATTTGAATGGGTGCCTGGCAAATAAAAACTTACTAGAACTGTCTCCCCTCCTGTGTAGCATAGTGGACCACTTGTTTCTGCATTAGCTTCCACTGTAGCACAGCGGTGCCCTAGTAAGATCCCAGAAGGTACAGGCTCTAGTGAATAATGCAAAGCAGAGATTTGGACACCACTTTTAGTGTCTTCAGACCTGAATATCAGTGATTTCTCTTCTTTAAAGAAATCAGCTAAGTGATAACTCAAGTTTGCATCTCTGAAGAATGTTTAGGTGGGACCAAATCAGGTGGCATACCCTACAAACTGTCTCATTCATTTCAGAGTAAAGGATTATAAGACTCTAAGAAACACAACCAGTTTTTAAGAATAAATGTTGTGCAAACTTTCCAATATAACAGGCACAAATGGGCTTTTCTTCAGCAGCAGGCATGCATGGTGTCCTGTTCCAGTGCCCTGAGTAAATACATAGTACTTGCAGTGGACAGTGCAAGGACAATTGCTTTGTGACTAGATCTGGTTTACAGCCCCTTCAGCTGCAGGACAAGTATCATAGAAACTTACCAGACATGGCAATTGTTTTGTTGCTCATCAAAGGAATATTGTTTTAGGTGCAGAAGTTGTGATGCTGCTAAGGTAGTGGCTTAAAAGAATCTGTTTGCCCCCCGCTTTCAAACATGCCCCCCCAGCACCCACAAAAAACACGGGAGGATCCTCAGTGTGGGCTTTGTCAGGGTGAGCTATTCAGCCACCCTGAGTGAGCAAACAGTTCCCGTTTTACCATCCGAGGGCAGAATGTGATTCCTTGTGGTCGGTGAGTCTGCCAGCTGgccagctggcagtgccacctctaAGGAGCTAAATTAAAGCTTTCTTATTTTCTGCCCACTTCTATGGATCCTTggcttttcctctcttctctcaaAATACCAGTTTACCAAAATATCAAGTTGCTAATTATCAAGTTTCTGCAAGTATTGAGCGTCTTAAACCTGCAGCATTGTGATCTGGGCTGCTGTtgcacagggctgctgcttgGTCATGTACCAGTGTGCAAGCTTGTTCCCACAGTGTACTAGTGCTTGGGGACGGTCTCGCAACTGTGAATGAGTTCATGAACTACCAAACTACAAGAAAATATACAAAGGGAGAACAAAGGTGTTTCCTGCCCGTGTGTTGAACATCTAGATCTGtgaaatagagaagaaaaaccTTTCAGCATTCTCTACATGATCAGAAGTCCCCAATCTGAAgagtggtttggatttgttGGTGTCATCCACTGAGTTCAGAGCAGCGAGTACTGCATTCCAGCTGAGTTCTGTTCTCACTTGAACTCAGTGTTTGGCTTATTCAGCCTTTGCTTTCCAGCTCACGTGTGTTGCCACTTGAAATAGCAATAACCTGGTTGTACCCAAACCCAGCATTTGCTGACAAAGTTGGAATTGGACAGTTGGTGAAAATCAgtccagaaaaagaaacagatcaCTGAGTCAGACCTAGCCAAAATGCAGCAGTGGTTCCTTAACATACCACCTCTTCCTTTTCAGTAGTGACATATTGTATACATTTTTACATACTTCacatcttttttcccccaagtgTCTGTGCTAAATATGTGAAGGGGGGGTGGTAATGAATCCTGAGCCCTTGGATCAAGTGACAGAGTTTTCACAATGTTTTCCAGTGTGGGGGAATAGATGTGTGACTTTAGACAAGTCTGATCAATCTCTTTGTGTCATGCAGAGGTTTTCAACACTTCTGACCTTGCACCACAAAGCCACCACTCTGCTGCAAGACTTAGGCTCAGCATTTGTCGGTGTGGTTTAATGGCAGGGTGCTGGTTCTCCTCTGCCCAGAAGAACCATGCCAGTGGCAGCTCTTAGTGTCAGATCAGACCTTCCCCTCCGTGTATCTTTGCTGGCCCGAGTGAAGGTCTGTGGCACAGAGAGGGCTTGCCATGCTCTGCAGACTGCCTCTGCTTGGCACAGAAACTCTGAGGGAAGCACAGCCCTTACCTTGGGGGCACAGAGGAAAGGCAGGCATGCCATGCTGCCCTCAGGTGATTGGGGACTGCTTAATACAATGTTTGGTAGTTCTTTAAAAATAGAGCTGACTGTACTGAAGCTATTTTTGCCCATTTAGGTTTTTCTAGAGCACTTAGTCTAGAGTTGCCCATTTATTATGGTGTAAATGTAGATTTACATTTAATGTAGATTCTGGCCATAAGAAAGAGACTGTTTCTTCTGTCAGAGAAAAGATGTTTTCCTTCCCCAGTTTACTTCAGTGCTTTATTTACCCACACAAAATTGTTTCCCAGTCTTATTTGGCACATGGCACTTCCATGAGTTTTCATAAGCTGCTTCAGGCCTGAGTGTGAGCCTCATTAAAATGTtcataaaacttttttttatagACAAACCATTTTCTTGAAAGAACTGAATGTTCCAGATACTAGATCCAATTTATTGTAATTTTCTTTGTGAGATATTCTTTGAGAACAATAACTTGGGTTGGGTCTTTGGATATATTTTAGAAAGCCAGCTGAAGATCAGATTTTCACCAGAAACAAAGTTCACACAACCTTTCAATTAAGGAATTATTATTCTGGAGGAAATTTCTATTTTACTTCAATATTTTGCCTTGGCTATACAGTCAGAAATCAGAAACATAGGAATGTATATTGCTCCTGGCAAATGGCTGACTTCAAATTCACTGGCTGTCCAGGTGTCCTAATAGAAGCCCTCAGATACTTTTAACCAActtattaaagaaaaacataaaatgcTTTCTGACACATGACACTTAATCTTGACTTTATCTTTGAATTCTCGTGTTCGTCTGAAGCTGAAGGAGTACCACAGTCACAGAAGAACATGTGCCAGTACCTTCAATACCCCGGTCTTTTTACACCATTTCATCCAATTTGCAGCTTGCTTGAATGGTATTTGGCATCTGCAGATGAAATGGTTCCACCATGACTGTTATTGGCTGCCTTCTGAAATGCGCATTACCTGCCAGTTTCTTGAcctcaaaaaagaaaactttgtgAAGAGTTAAGCCTTTAATTAAATATGTTCTGACAATTGTTTTAGTTGCTGAAAACTATGATTTTGTTTCTATTGAATTACAATTATAGCATTGGAGCAAAAAAATTGCAGACTTTGTGCTGGcttgttatatatatataacataatGCATACTCTGCTCTCTGTTATTTAACCATATTTGAAGCAGGATGCTCTCCAGTCTACAAGAGCTGTCTTGCATTCTGTGGGTAAAAATCCTGTCAGATGTCCATGTTAGTATCAGTTTGCATTCTGTTCCAAAGCAGTGGGGAAACGGGGGTGAACAAGAGGGGATGTCTTGGGTTTCATGCACTGGTGTGAAACACGTCCCTGTTTCATCTCACTTGATCAGTTTTCAGTGATGAAATTGCTGGaccttttttctctctggtgCAAATGCACTGCACTATGGTGTCACAGAGGAATCTTTTGCAGCATTTCTCTTCCTCAGTGTTTACCTTCAAGATTCAACAGCATGCCAGATGAGACTTTTTCTCTTGTGTCCCATAAAACCTTGGTGGCTTCAGAAGTGGCTCCATTTAAGAGCTGTGTCTCTATGCCAGTTCTAATAAGTTAAGACAAACTTATTGTCCTAAACCATGACATTTCTGGGCAGGCAACAGCAATGATAGCAGTCTAGTCTCTATGAAAGGAGAAACTGATGCAGCAATGTCATCCTGGTTCTATGACAATAAGACAAATTTCTGGCTCACATTTATATTAACACATGTCCTGCAAGTCACctgacatttaaaaacaaaacaactaaaATCAAACTTTTCTTAGGGAAGGTTCTCATATATAAAATCCTTTATACTATAAAATCTCATACACTAAAATCCTGATTTTCAATTTTGTTCCTAATTTTGATGGACAAGAATTGAGATGTTTGACTTAACTTGGGCAACCATACatagtaatttatttttgtgacCAATCCTTTTTTAGAGTTCTCTCCTCTGAAGTCACTCTTGGGAGAGAAATCCTGTTCTAGAATAGCAATGCAGACACGTGGGATCTATTTGATCTCTTCTTTTAGCTCAAAGTCTGTGTTTACTGGGGAGTGGCTTGTTATGTTTTGATATAGTAATAATATTATTTCACAACCACTAAAATGTTGCTTAAGAAAGCAACtctttattaagaaaaaacTATGCACGGATCCTTTTTATATGGTTTTTGTAATGCAATTCCCAGTGAAAAATTCATACTGCATAGGAAAATATAGTATTATAGAAAATTGCTATGTTCGATGCCAAAAATACTTCAACAAATGAAAAtcaaaaattattaaacaacaaataaaggaagaaattagAAGTATTTCAGGTAAATCTGTAGAGATTGCTTCCACTGCTGTTGCTCACTCATGGAGCATTTGCGTATTAATGGTTTTACTCTGAGACTACTGTGTTTTAATTAATGACGAATTAGGGTTAGAGGTTGACAGAAATCTCCTTGGCTGACTGTAAAGTCACTACGCAAAACAAACCTGCAAACCTCCAAACTTTGTCCAATATCCAATATTTACCATTAAAGTTTAAATACAGTTTAGTATTTTAGGGTTGGTTCCCTCCACTTCCTTTTGCTCTGGAAGTGATGAACAGTGGCTTTATCTAGTAAAAAGCTAAAATGAATGTTCTGCAAATACAAACAAAATTTCATCCTCCTTTTGTCCTTCCCAGCTCAAGGGTTATGTGCAGGAAAAGCATGCCTGGATCGCTGACCCCAAAGCCAAATTCTaatggctctggggctgcctggcCTCCGTGGTACCCTTGCTCCAGTGCCCATTCCCAGAAGGAATGCTCACGTTCGGGAGGAGTCGTAGGGGCTGGTGTCGCAGGAATGTCACCCTGAGCTTGCACTGGACCCCCCGGCACAAACAGCACCAGGGCTTTTGTGTGACCGGGCTTTTCTCCCCTCCGATGGGGAAATTCTGCAGGGCCGGAGGCAGCCACCGGACAAAGCGACTGATGTAAAACGGAACGCTGCTCGTTTAAAAATACACTGGTTTGTATTTAATGATTTCTGAGTTCTTTGGGGTTTgccgggagctgcagcagagcgCAGTGAGAAGGAAGGAATTTGTACAGACCATTATCGAGGAGCGAGGGGATGGTGTCAGCCGTGCTGAGCTCCCGACACCGCAGTGTTTGCAGGCTGCTCTGCGGGCCAGGCATGAGGGAAGCGCTCCGTGCAGTGCGCGCACACCCTGCCCGTAAAATGACCCTCACGTGTGCAAGGGGCGCCGTGTCAGTGTCCTGGGCCGACTGCGAAGGACACGGCTGGGAACGGGACCGGGAACGGGACCAGGAACGGGAACGGCAACGGGAACGAACGGCGTCTCCAGCGGAAGACCGACGCTGGGCGCTAGAGACCATTGCGGCCCGCCCGCctccgccccgcccccgccgcgctccgcccccgccccgccccgcctcCGCCCCGCCTCCGCTCCGCCTCCGCTCCGCCTCCGCTCCGCCTCCGCTCCGCCTCCGCTCCGCCTCCGCTCCGCCTCCGCTCCGCCTCCGCCGCCGTTGCTAGGCAACAGCCGCTGAGTTCCCAGAGTGCTTAGCGTTGCGTTTCGCCGGGCTGTCGGCAGGAGGCGTGCTTGTCGCCGGCGGGTGTGCGCGCCCCGGACATGGACGCGGGTGCGTAGAGCGTGCGGGGGCCGGTGCGGGGCCCGTGGGGCCGGTGCGGGGCCGGTGCGGCCGGTGTGGGGGCCGGTGTGGGGGCCGGTGTGGGGGCCGGTGTGGGGGCCGGTGTGGGGGCCGGTGTGGGGCCCGTGGGGCCAGTGCGGGGGCCGGTGCGGGGCCGGTGCGGGGCCGGTGTGGGGGCCGGTGtggggccggcggggccggTGCGGGGGCCGGTGCGGGGGCCGGTGCGGGAGCCGGTGCAGGGGCCGGTGCGGGGCCCGTGGGGCCGGTGCAGGGGCCGGTGCGGGGGCCGGTGCGGGGGCCGGTGCGGGGGCCGGTGCGGGGCCCGTGGGGCCGGTGCGGGGCCCGTGGGGCCGGTGCGGGGCCCGTGGGGCCGGTGCGGGGCCCGTGGGGCCGGTGCAGGGGCCGGTGCAGGGGCCGGTGTGGCCGGTGCAGGGGACGGTGCGGGGCCCGTGGGGCCGGTGCGGGGCCCGTGGGGCCGCCGCCGGAGCTGCCCAGGCCCCCAGAGCGGCGGGTGTGACGGGACCGCGCAGGCCGAGAGGCGCTGCCCGGCGCTGGGGCCCTTTGCAGCTCGCGGCCCCGCAGGCCCCTCCCGTACCGGGCCGTTCGCTGCCCTTCGCCCACCCCGGCCCGCTTTGCTCCCGGGTGGCACAGCGACTGGGATTACTTTCAATCTGTTGTGTGGGTCTAATTcttactgttttttttctttaatcagaTGATACAGGAAATCGACTTCGATTCCAGTTGGAGCTGGAGTTTGTTCAATGTCTGGCAAATCCAAATTACCTCAACTGTGAGTACTTAAATAAATACCTGGACCCAGACGAGTTAACATAGTGTATTAATGTTTATTGTAACTGGTAATTTGAGAGAGAGCTAAACAAATAAAAGGGTTTTTCACAGCATAAAAGTAGTctgtaaagaagaaaataacaagTTCCAGTCTGTTATTTAAAAGTAATGTCAAGTTAACAGTATTCCTTTatctgaaagcagaattttactAATGTGAATAGTATTAGGTACTATACATAACTCATTGCTAATTTTGATGCTGCAGTCAAATTTTCTTGTTTCAAAAAGCTGTTCCATTCAATGAAAGATGCAAACTGTAAGGGAGATGAGACTAATCTATTATTTTGTTGACATAAAAATCTTATATTGCTCTGTGGTTTTTAATTTGCCAAATATAAATTATCAAAATTTGATTGTAATGAGAAAGTTTTGACTGTGTGATTTTTTGCTGGTATTTTACACCCATCTGTAACCGTCAATTCCttatttgtcattttatttcagttcttGCACAAAGAGGCTACTTCAAAGATAAAGCTTTTGTAAATTATCTGAAATATTTACTTTATTGGAAAGAACCTGAATATGCAAAATACCTGAAGTAAGTGCTAAATTCCCTTAAGTTTCTGCATTTTAATAGTTTGCCATTGACCTCATTTTACACACTGTACAGTACCACGTTAGGATTTCATTTTTGCCTGTAACATTACTTTTGCCTTCCCCGCAGCATAGATTTTGCAAGATCATGGTTATATGCAGTGTAGATTTTCTTGTTTCCAATAGTCCACATGTAGCAGCAATGGGCAAAATTATGAAGAATTCATGAGTTTTGCATAGAATCTTCCTTTAAAGCCTTAATCTGCACTTTCAATGGGTTTAAAATCAAACTATTGAACATTAGGGTAAAAAAGCAGTTAAGTGAACTTTAAGATCAGTTTTGCATTATTGATGCTTACATGAGGCAAAGGGTGATTTTGTGTTTTTGCAAGTGTGCAAATTCCTTCCGTTTTTGGAAAATGGTTTCAGTCATCTTTAATTCGGCTCTGGAAGCAGGCCTTGTAAAGccggatggatggatggatttgGCCTATCAAACCAAGCCATTGGGGAAGAAGGCAGGAATGTGCATTTATTACTGGGATTGGATTCCTTGTTCCCTGGGCTGATGCTGCAGTTACCAACTCACAGTGTGCATGCTGAAGTGGTTTCACACTTGGGTAAAGACACACGAGTCAAAACTAACGACCCACAGAAGTACTGGAAACTTTAGATTTAGTGTCCCTTGTAAAAGGGACTGACTCGTCCCTTGTAAAAACCTGTATTAAAGCGTGTGTATTTTTAACCCAGGTATCCTCAATGTTTGCATATGCTAGAGCTGCTCCAGTATGAACATTTTCGCAAAGAACTGGTCAATGCTCAGTGTGCCAAATTTATTGATGAGCAACAGATCCTCCACTGGCAGCACTATTCCCGGAAAAGGATGCGCCTCCAGCAGGCactggctgagcagcagcaacaaaacaacACCTCTGTA includes the following:
- the MED31 gene encoding mediator of RNA polymerase II transcription subunit 31, translated to MDADDTGNRLRFQLELEFVQCLANPNYLNFLAQRGYFKDKAFVNYLKYLLYWKEPEYAKYLKYPQCLHMLELLQYEHFRKELVNAQCAKFIDEQQILHWQHYSRKRMRLQQALAEQQQQNNTSVK